ATTCCTGGTACTCAGAAATccaacaaatgtattttttttctagaCATCAGCACGCTCTCTCAGAAACTGCTGGTCTTTTTAGTGACATCTCTAGTCTTGGTTTGCTTGAAGGCTTTATAACACAAGCAGCTTCTGCCCTTTCTGATGTGTTAATGAGCCTGTATCAGATCTCCTTTTACTATTAGCCAGCAAtcctctctgctctcatcaCAGTAATCAATAAATAGGTTAAGAGGGGAAAGGGGGAAGAGCTTCTAATTGTATTTGCTATAAACTGTACTTTTCCTGGAACACTGATCAGTATTTACCCAGGGAGGTAGTGGTTAGCACTTAAAGTTATGCAAAATTCATCAATGTAGCAGAAATACACACATTTGTGGTTCCCACAGATCTGTATATGTATCCATTATAATAACTTTATACACTGAAATGCTGTCTTTTGCATGCTCATAGGATATCGAGAACCTGCAGGCCATCACAGACCTCAACGTCCCCACATCgagagaggagcaggaggaatATTTAAGGTGGAAGAAGGAGCGTGAGCAGATTGACAGGGAGAGGGTGGCACGCCATAAAAATGCCAAGGGCCAGTGGAGACGAGCGTGGGACATGGATAAAACTGACAATATGTAAGACTTTTTAAAGAGTTAAAGGTTTACATTCATATTCCCATTGGCTGTAGTTGTTAAAGCTGAAGgactaaaaaagaaataaaataataacattttaaacCAAAATATGGCAAAATATGAAGTTCAAAGATCTGTCAAATACTGTGGAACTGATTTTCAGACGCATCCGTGTTCCAACACACCTGAAttaaatgaatggcttgttaatAGGCCTTTGCTAAACTTGTTTGCTGAAGAGGTAATTccaccatttgattcagctgtgctGGAGTAGGGatacatctaaaagctgcaggacagtggctctcgaggactggagttggagacCCGTGATTTACAGGATGAGTAGCTGCATTTTGAACCATCTGTGACTGAAAAAGACAAGAATTGGGTAATCCTATAAATGGggagttacaataatccaacTGGGAGGCGATTGAGGCGAGGATAACTGTTTCTATATCTGTAATTCTGTGATGGTTTAAAGCTGCTGTTCACAAAActacttctttgtttgttagAGGTTGAACTATTCAGGATTTTTAATTATAGTTTAACTATAGCGCTTGATAAGCCAAATAAAGTTTTGCTGTCATTTAGTTGAAAATGTTGCCAGGACTCCAGGATTTTAGATTGTCCAAACAATTCAActcaattgaattttatttatatagcaccaaatcacaacaacaaagagAACCCCAACAGTCAGACCACCCActatgagcaagtacttggcaacagtgggaagaaaaaagtcccttttaacaggaagaaacattaTGCTTCGTAAAGAGAGTCTAGGGGTAACATGTATAATGAAGTAAGCAGTATGAATTcctttaaagaacaaaaacgTCCATGTTGGGTTTGGAGGTCGAACATCTAGTTATTAGTTTTGTAGATTTCCCCTTTTCACTTTTAAATTCTTCCTTCACTGAAAGGCTCACTTCACTTAGGCAGATGAAGAGGAGAAAATAACCCCGGAGAACATTGTGCCTCTTTGTAGTTAAATTATTCAGTGAAGAATCCATTAGATGAGGTTTCTGGATGTTGTGCATGTTCTAACACATGATCGCAAGGCTGATTGTCACCAAGTCACAGGACGATGTTACACAGCTAAAACATTACCAAACAGTTACTTATGTATGCCTAATATAACTTTTTTCATGTGAAGGAGTTCATGAGCTACATTTCAAACAGCGTTACAGACTGCTGCCCGCTTTGGTGGGGGAAATCACACAATAGCACCCCAAACTGACCGCGGGAAAGAAATACAACTCGTTTATTGTGAACTGTTTGTTAGATTTCAAACAAACTGAGCTGTGGCTGTACAAAGACTGACCAAGTTGCAGAGTAAATTAATGTGCTGTTAAGGGAAGTATCCAAATGTAAAGGCACAAGGAAAGAGCAGCTATTTTTAGCTGGGGGGTAAGAGATGGAAATGCCTTGCCTTATTTGGCGAAGCATTAACAAGGCTCCCGAGAAAGAACAGAagaggaaatgtgtttttgattCGACAATTTACGTGGTTTCAGAGGATGTCGAATGTAGGAATGGAATCTCTGCACAGTCTTAAACTCTAGGCCCACAATGATGTTAGGTGATATACTGAAATGCCTGTTTATGTAGTGCAGATGAGATGTTATAGTGCctcagggggggaaaaaaaaagatgaatgatTTTGGAACATGATAAAGATATTGGTCGCACTGGGTTTTGTTACTGTCTAAAACTAAGCCTCTGCTTCTAGGTTTTCAGACAAATCCCTCTCTGACAGAGACTGGGGGCCTTCCAGCAGAGGTAAGACAAAAGACACAGACCTTACTGAGAACGTAAGGAGTAAGACGCTTCATAACAAATCATAAAAAAGACATATCACATTGCTGCAGGGGGAAGAAATGCTAGAAGAGGACCCAGGGCAGGCAGCGATTCAAAAGGTATTCCCCACATAATTTAGTGAACAGTTATATCCCATAAAATACTGCTATAGTGTTTAGACTTTaaacttttggtatttttctgACCTAGCTCATGACAAGCGAGGCAAAGACAAGGGAGCCAAAAACGTGCAAGTGATGAGCAGTAAAGCAAAAGGCAAAGATCGCCTGACTGGGCGGGCCAGAAGGTCAGTAACAGCTAAACACAACGGGCTGCTGGCAAAGGTGATTCAACCATCAGAGCGTTTTTCAACATAGCTTCAATTAGCGGTTACGAGAAACATCGGCATGACTAATGCAGTACGTAAAACGGATGTGGAAagacatgttgtttttctgcactGTGCCCTAATGTACAAATTCCCCTGGATGTCATGAGACTTAATTTAGAAGTGGTGGCAGCTGACTAAATAACCCAGAATGTCGCATTCTGTCCCCCCCTCCACAGTTTCTCCTCTGCTGTGAAACACTACTTGATGGTGAGGAGGCCGTCTAGCCAATCTGGGGCATGCAGCCTgttgacatcacattttggggtCGTCTCAGATTGCTTAGAACCCCATCAAGTACTAAACAAGTACCTGGTACTAAGTACTACACCTAAAaagaaaaccctaaaaaccaaGCTAAGCCGATCTGGGTTGGTACTGGTGGAAAAGGCCATAGGTGCACTGTAATGCAATCATAATGTCCAAAAAATCCACAGCCACAGAGCTGAAAGTGAAGCACTGTGTGGACTTGGAGTGAGAAAGATGATTTTATGTCTCTGTAAAAGTAGGTAAGGGTAAGGATTTGGGGGGGCCGCCTCTGTAAAACAGCACTCGGGTGTGAGATTCCTGTTATCAGGCTGTGCTGCTGTTACAGTTGGCAACAGATTTGAGTGTGGGCAAAGGCAGCCCACAGGCCACCAaagccattttcacacatgTGCTGCAGCTCTCGGTGTTTCTGGATATTATCCAAATGGAGGTGCGTGTGAGAACTTTAATGTCTGATGTAGCTGAATTAAACATGAAACAGTGTTAAACAGTCTTTAGCTCGCCAGTTCCTTAGTACAAAGTTGGTGCGATTTCCTATCGCTGatgtgaggggggaaaaaagggaaaatttaATAATCGGCTAAATTCACAGCTAGCAAGTGGTCATCTCGTGCTCTGCATGCTCTACCCAGACAGCACCCTTACCTAAAACACACAATATCCAGTACTGAGTCTACATGTGACAAAGAAAACTGAGGACAGTGTCCCAGCCTGAGTCTCTTGACACTGTCTGGAGTTCATGCATGAAAAGCCATTACAATCACAACAGCTGAGAccggtgtgtgtctgtgcctcGGAAGGCTGAGCCCCAACCTCAAATCACAGCTCTTGCTTTCCACACGTCCTTGGACAATCACCCGATATGACTCCCAGTGGTCATCACCTTTCATGGTGTAGTCATTGGTTTTTGAGCATGTATGTGACTGAGAAGCAAATGCTGTTATAAGACTcactttgcaacactgaaatgGGCTGCAGCAGTCTCTTTGTGCTTTCTCCTTATAGTGCTTCACTACACAACATTACAACAACCTGCCAGTTATAGTGAAGGCTCTTTCTTACCGCCATAATGTTTCTGACCCATCAGGTCATACACGTGGAATCTCTGAGGGCGACCTGTGAATAGGGCTTATTGCtgcacatcccacagatgctcaGTCAGACCGTTTGAAGGCTAACTGAGAGCTTTGGgctcttttaatgtaaaagaaaaaaactagtCCTGAactgtttttgctttgtggtgTGACATGTTGTCCTGCTAAGGGTGAGATGCTGTGCTGCCATTGTAGAAAGCTTGCGGGGTTGTGCTTCTTCTGCGGTAATGTTTAAGTGGGCGGTATGTGTCAAAGTACCACACGAATGCCAGGACCCAAACTTTGCCAGCTGAACGGTGCATTGTGATAAAATGATCTGTGTTATTTAATCTTGTTGCTGATTGTTATATACAATATTACAGCATGCTATAACTTGCAAAGAAAAATAGATTCACAACATActgcttttttgtttctgaATACCCTTTTTTCAGATGGCAGGCAAATGATGATGGAGAGAACCTACAGGTGAGAGGTGAAACCTCTTTTGACCCTGCTATAAAGTGAATAATAAAAGACATCCATTTAGCAAGAAACACTCCTGTTTGTCGCTTTGATCTCATCTTTTAGATGCCTGAGACGACACTGGAGGAATTCCTTGAGGAACTTGATGCCCTCACAGATGCTAATGCAGACAAGCTGAAAGATCAGGACgcaaaaacaaagcagtcacCGAGCCTGGATTCACTGAACACGCCCGAGGAAGCGAGTGAATCAGCAGCCTCGGTGTCAGCTGCTTTCCTTAGAGAGGACACCCCGACTCAGGAGAAGGCAGAGGCTTCGTCCTCTCGGGGTTTGGAGAAGAAAGTGCGCTTCTCTGAGGAACTCATCCAGGGGGCTCATGCAAGGCAAACCACGGGCTCTCAAGAGTCAGAATCCAGAGGTCCCAGATCTTTGAAAGCTTCCTCACCTAAAAAGAACAAGCATGAAATGCAGAGGCCATGTCAGCCTCTTGAAAGTGCCAAGCAGGATGATGGGAGTCTTCAGGATAAAGGAGGTGGTCCAGCTGCACCTTCTTTTGCACAGCAGCAGGGATCTGAAACTGATTGCACTAAAAAGGACAGCAGCCCACCCACAGCTCCCAGCTCCCCCCCTGCTGAAAAAGCCTGCACCCCTCTACATGAGATCCAGCCCGTGGAGCTTCCCAAGTGCAACATCAGCAACACAAACACGGGTACGTCTGAACTTCAGCgagcctgatttttttttttttttttttctggctgcGTGTGTGGATGTTCCAAGTAAACTAACCGtgcttttgttttcacagaAGAACTGATAGACTCTGGTCTGTCTGTTCTGAGCCTGGAGTCTGGAGAAACACACCCAACACACTCCACCAGCAGTGACAAGGTCAGTGTGAGAATCAATAGATGTGCAAATGGACTGATGGAGGGAAGTGCAAATGGATGGGGATTTAAATGGATGAGGAGAGCTATGCAATATGTCTGCACTGCAGCTGCGTATTATCCAATTTTAATTCAGCCCCTCTGAGTCTTGATGGAGTGCAGGAGAAATAGTCTCATGAGAGAATGGTTTTTCATTTCATCTTCCACCGGAACAGATAATGTATGACCGCCTAGTGGATTTGTTCATACTGAGGAGGGAAtgagaaaatacagtaaatgtaaaatacaGAAAGTTGCAGTTGGTAatttttatctctctctctctctctttgtttttgcaGGCACGAGAACATGGGAAAATTGTGTAACGGATGTTTTCTGGATATAAACACtgaaaccaaaacacagcatttgGATGCATTATTTTTGCTTCAAAGTAGCTCGTTTGCAATACTGTTTATAGCTTACAGGCAAAACTGTGGTTTAATTTTGCTGTGGGAGCTGAATTTTTGTCTCAAATTTGACACATGAATGGTGAGACGCCTTTTTCCCGCTcgattattattagtattttttttatatatatatatatatatttttttttttacatccgAGCACTTTATGTGTACAAAAACATGTGTACTGACATCTTTCTGTATGGAAGTACGCTGCTTGAGTGCAATATCACTGAATGTTTACACATTTGTATGAAAATGTTGAGGTACATATCAGGAGGCTAGCTAATCGGTTAAATTTAGATAGCCCTTGACATTAAACCAAGCCACAGTCTAATTACTTAGTGCCTGATTCTGCCTTAGaggtatattttttaatttatttagctTATTTAGCAGGGACGATGCACAATAAATATATTGTACCGGATATAGCTAAAAGCTACTTTTCAGCTGTAGTCCCTGAGTAACTTTTCAGTAACTGAATAAAGATTGTAATATATGACGATACATAGTTGCAGACCTCCAGTAGAGTTTTTATTTCTACATTTAAAAGTAGTAGACGAATAGATATTATTTATTAACTGCTTCCAGCATCCATAAATAGCCTTTGAGAAGTATGAAATCGGTATACTGTTAAAACGCACATTTGAACCCTAATGTCTTTGGCCAGTGACCAAGACAGTCCAAAGTTTACAAAATGTTACTACTGACATGCTGTAAATGTTTCTGCTATTAAGAACATTGAAAGGAGCACGCCACTGATTTTTGATATCAAGACAGGAGCCTGATGATGTCATACTCTGGTTAAGATTATCTGAATTTggggatcaaattcagtcatgAAACCTCACAACTCTGCCCATAAGTGAGTGACAGAAACCtacctgatttaaatttggccTTTTTACTTATCAAGGTTGTCTCCTTGTGCAGCTCTGAGCCACATCCACCGTGCCTGCTATTTTTACATTGCTTTGTGGTCCGACTACTTTTCACCGGGGAAAATAGAGGAAGTATACATTTCTGTGTCACACTGTGGGGGGGATAAGCACTGGGGAACTGGATCTATGTCCCAGAGAGCAAAGGGTagcctgaaaaagaaaagatctaCCCTGTCAGAGCCTTAAGACAGGACATCCAGAACGTGCtcgtttcttctttctttc
This is a stretch of genomic DNA from Pelmatolapia mariae isolate MD_Pm_ZW linkage group LG16_19, Pm_UMD_F_2, whole genome shotgun sequence. It encodes these proteins:
- the LOC134644806 gene encoding coiled-coil domain-containing protein 9B isoform X1; this encodes MERPVAGSPGRRRGGALAAFSLQAASSPFCPPVRAWMPSAGRVCVPFDRARVLAVLLQYHRSPGARGLPFLQRFSPLFGSSKPAIASLSAIGLPENRSRQRVSLLRLFLVTPGDMMPKRDHEKDLELDKKIEALRRKNEALMKRYKEVEEDRKRAEEEGMALQSRKGKADDLTITISKSTSDSRVVVTKPFSGGSPAGKGQQEAGPDRGGEAPPQTAGRGHRKQLTVTMAGKKGKRVVSERPEKRLGPVDVKSPADDGQARRVESAGRAKQPSHVTKRDSAPQDEVKQGQKHTEEYHEVSEQCQDIENLQAITDLNVPTSREEQEEYLRWKKEREQIDRERVARHKNAKGQWRRAWDMDKTDNMFSDKSLSDRDWGPSSRGGRNARRGPRAGSDSKAHDKRGKDKGAKNVQVMSSKAKGKDRLTGRARRWQANDDGENLQMPETTLEEFLEELDALTDANADKLKDQDAKTKQSPSLDSLNTPEEASESAASVSAAFLREDTPTQEKAEASSSRGLEKKVRFSEELIQGAHARQTTGSQESESRGPRSLKASSPKKNKHEMQRPCQPLESAKQDDGSLQDKGGGPAAPSFAQQQGSETDCTKKDSSPPTAPSSPPAEKACTPLHEIQPVELPKCNISNTNTEELIDSGLSVLSLESGETHPTHSTSSDKAREHGKIV
- the LOC134644806 gene encoding coiled-coil domain-containing protein 9B isoform X2; this encodes MERPTPGDMMPKRDHEKDLELDKKIEALRRKNEALMKRYKEVEEDRKRAEEEGMALQSRKGKADDLTITISKSTSDSRVVVTKPFSGGSPAGKGQQEAGPDRGGEAPPQTAGRGHRKQLTVTMAGKKGKRVVSERPEKRLGPVDVKSPADDGQARRVESAGRAKQPSHVTKRDSAPQDEVKQGQKHTEEYHEVSEQCQDIENLQAITDLNVPTSREEQEEYLRWKKEREQIDRERVARHKNAKGQWRRAWDMDKTDNMFSDKSLSDRDWGPSSRGGRNARRGPRAGSDSKAHDKRGKDKGAKNVQVMSSKAKGKDRLTGRARRWQANDDGENLQMPETTLEEFLEELDALTDANADKLKDQDAKTKQSPSLDSLNTPEEASESAASVSAAFLREDTPTQEKAEASSSRGLEKKVRFSEELIQGAHARQTTGSQESESRGPRSLKASSPKKNKHEMQRPCQPLESAKQDDGSLQDKGGGPAAPSFAQQQGSETDCTKKDSSPPTAPSSPPAEKACTPLHEIQPVELPKCNISNTNTEELIDSGLSVLSLESGETHPTHSTSSDKAREHGKIV